A stretch of Brachyhypopomus gauderio isolate BG-103 chromosome 3, BGAUD_0.2, whole genome shotgun sequence DNA encodes these proteins:
- the barhl1a gene encoding barH-like homeobox 1a, translated as MEVSNGSSFGIESLLSHRPASPCISKGEGLLGECGSPTLSPHSDLDSDCSSAPSPRRDSVEHAVQRRARSLGLESPLQISQPRTVTSSFLIRDILADCKPLAACAPYSSDGPSAQEAEDYIEKLHSNSSSDSEYRVKDEADLEISSSRESPSSRLKKPRKARTAFTDHQLAQLERSFERQKYLSVQDRMELAASLNLTDTQVKTWYQNRRTKWKRQTAVGLELLAEAGNYSALQRIFPSPYFYPQSLVSNLDPGGGLYLYRGPTAPPPPLQRPLVPRILLHGVQGSGEPGLSSLSGVLSRPAPQR; from the exons ATGGAAGTGTCAAACGGCTCAAGTTTTGGGATCGAATCTTTACTCTCGCACAGACCCGCAAGTCCGTGTATTTCAAAGGGAGAGGGTTTGTTAGGAGAATGTGGATCTCCGACTTTAAGTCCTCACTCAGACCTGGACAGCGACTGCTCGTCGGCCCCCTCACCAAGGCGAGATTCGGTCGAGCACGCGGTGCAAAGGCGTGCCCGCTCTTTAGGACTGGAGTCACCGTTACAGATATCTCAACCACGGACGGTAACCTCTTCCTTCCTAATTCGAGACATCCTAGCAGACTGCAAGCCTCTCGCCGCCTGTGCTCCGTACTCCAGCGACGGCCCGTCCGCACAGGAGGCCGAAGACTACATAGAAAAGCTTCATAGCAATTCGTCGTCGGATAGCGAATACCGGG tgAAAGATGAGGCGGATCTTGAAATCTCCAGCAGTAGAGAGAGTCCTTCCTCTCGGCTGAAGAAGCCCAGGAAAGCCCGCACGGCCTTCACCGACCACCAGCTCGCCCAGCTGGAGCGCAGCTTCGAGCGGCAGAAATACCTGAGTGTGCAGGACAGAATGGAGCTGGCAGCTTCACTCAACCTCACCGACACACAGGTCAAAACGTGGTACCAAAACCGCAG GACAAAGTGGAAGCGACAGACGGCGGTTGGACTCGAACTTCTGGCCGAAGCGGGCAACTACTCCGCTCTGCAAAGGATCTTCCCTTCGCCTTATTTTTACCCCCAAAGTCTTGTATCTAATTTGGATCCCGGAGGCGGACTGTATTTGTATAGAGGTCCAACTGCACCTCCACCGCCCCTTCAGCGGCCTCTGGTACCGCGGATTCTCCTGCATGGTGTCCAGGGAAGCGGGGAGCCGGGCCTGTCCTCGCTCTCCGGGGTCTTATCACGTCCGGCACCGCAGCGATGA